A genomic region of Paenibacillus sp. PL2-23 contains the following coding sequences:
- a CDS encoding glycosyltransferase, whose amino-acid sequence MKSLATQIIQLLDMGYECVSYLKSCIVKGELRNSDILMLDDMVDLTHAISGAITDFELPNRVNEISENLLYYIDQLKRLLNEDDVEDFLFDFRFHFCSLFRILEFEVAYILEDVIDKNEFPRLYPEVNTINHEEIVALGQEARYKVSVVLLAYNNLSYTRDCVESILTHTIDIDYELILVDNGSTDGTKEYFDSIPDAKVIHLKHNIHLVKGFNIGLMAAEGKYCAAVCNDFIFTPNWLMNLLTCIESDSSYGFVSPGATSISNMQQISIPFISKEDFLQRAKEYNVSDSSKWEERVVLLPNVLCCPTALLDHIGYYDTRFYRGEFLDDDISFRIRRAGYKLIYCGDTVAHHYGSLTTASDHLTNSLDEGRKIFINKYGLDAWTDARMQPDFNKIDFSGLNHTQSILGIDVKCGATLLQIKNRIWSKRLCTPQLHVLTTDSKYIKDLNTIAERVDVIESLAQFPVNLDETYDLVYIEQPLNYYEDNLEGIFKNFGKKLNQNGHFIFKVSNCISFEAIYNMLNASETVHNQKIYINEWVNTCAQNCGFEPISIINFSSERKTDESRIINEISNLLARGQEEGMQYVNSKLNLSYTMYQMKFNDVRSL is encoded by the coding sequence ATGAAGAGCTTAGCTACACAAATTATTCAGTTGCTTGATATGGGGTATGAATGTGTTAGTTATTTAAAAAGTTGTATTGTAAAAGGTGAATTAAGAAATTCTGATATCTTAATGCTGGATGACATGGTAGACCTGACACATGCAATCAGTGGAGCGATCACAGATTTTGAGCTTCCAAACCGAGTAAATGAGATTAGTGAAAATTTATTATATTATATTGATCAATTAAAGCGACTTTTAAATGAAGATGACGTTGAAGATTTTCTTTTTGATTTCCGATTTCATTTTTGTTCATTATTCAGAATTTTGGAATTTGAAGTTGCATATATATTAGAAGACGTTATAGATAAAAATGAATTTCCTAGACTTTATCCAGAAGTAAATACAATTAATCATGAAGAGATAGTTGCATTAGGACAAGAAGCGCGCTATAAAGTCAGTGTAGTTCTATTGGCTTATAATAATTTGAGTTATACACGTGATTGCGTCGAAAGTATATTAACACATACAATTGATATCGATTATGAGTTAATATTGGTGGATAACGGATCAACGGATGGAACGAAGGAGTATTTTGATTCAATACCAGATGCAAAAGTTATTCACTTAAAGCATAACATTCATCTTGTAAAAGGTTTTAATATTGGTTTAATGGCGGCAGAAGGTAAGTATTGTGCTGCTGTGTGTAATGATTTTATTTTCACACCTAACTGGTTGATGAATTTGTTGACCTGTATAGAATCAGACTCAAGTTATGGTTTTGTATCGCCTGGAGCTACTTCTATCTCCAATATGCAGCAGATTTCTATACCCTTTATATCGAAAGAGGATTTTCTTCAGAGGGCTAAAGAGTACAATGTAAGTGATTCTTCTAAGTGGGAAGAGAGAGTTGTATTATTACCTAATGTTTTGTGTTGTCCTACAGCATTGTTAGATCACATCGGGTATTATGATACTCGTTTCTATAGAGGAGAATTTTTAGATGATGATATTAGTTTTAGAATAAGGCGCGCGGGATATAAGCTTATATATTGTGGAGATACCGTAGCACATCATTACGGAAGTTTGACAACGGCCAGTGATCATTTGACCAACTCTTTGGATGAGGGAAGAAAGATTTTTATTAATAAGTACGGGTTAGATGCTTGGACGGATGCAAGAATGCAACCTGATTTTAACAAAATTGATTTCAGTGGATTGAACCATACTCAGTCAATACTGGGGATTGATGTTAAGTGCGGGGCTACACTGCTACAAATTAAAAATCGCATTTGGTCAAAGCGTCTTTGTACACCTCAGCTACATGTGTTGACTACTGATAGTAAATATATAAAAGATCTCAATACAATTGCTGAAAGAGTAGATGTGATTGAATCACTGGCTCAATTTCCTGTCAATCTAGATGAAACATATGATCTAGTGTATATCGAGCAGCCTCTAAACTATTATGAAGATAATCTTGAAGGAATATTTAAAAACTTTGGTAAAAAGCTCAATCAAAATGGCCACTTTATATTTAAGGTGTCTAATTGCATAAGTTTCGAGGCTATCTACAATATGTTGAATGCATCAGAAACTGTTCATAATCAAAAAATATATATCAATGAATGGGTAAATACTTGTGCTCAAAACTGCGGATTTGAGCCAATTTCAATAATTAATTTTTCTTCTGAACGAAAAACAGATGAAAGTAGAATAATTAATGAAATATCAAATCTTCTAGCACGCGGGCAAGAAGAAGGGATGCAATATGTTAATTCTAAGCTTAATTTAAGCTACACTATGTACCAAATGAAATTCAATGATGTAAGGAGTCTTTAG
- the fliS gene encoding flagellar export chaperone FliS: protein MMKSPYQIYQQSSVQTASGGQLIIMLYEGAIRFAKAGIEGIQVNNYEKANHNLKKAQAIIHELIASLNHGYDISKNLVRIYEYLLHLLIKANVNKSVSPIEEAISHLLELKEAWKQVVKGSTGMSMKEAGVQ, encoded by the coding sequence ATGATGAAATCGCCATATCAAATCTACCAGCAATCATCCGTTCAAACAGCTAGTGGTGGACAGCTTATTATTATGTTATATGAAGGCGCCATTCGATTCGCGAAGGCTGGTATTGAGGGTATTCAAGTGAACAACTACGAGAAGGCTAATCATAACCTGAAAAAAGCCCAGGCGATAATCCATGAATTGATTGCTTCTCTAAATCATGGCTATGATATTTCGAAAAATCTTGTTCGTATTTATGAGTATCTGCTCCATCTGTTGATCAAAGCAAATGTAAACAAAAGTGTTTCACCGATTGAAGAGGCGATTAGTCACTTGTTAGAGTTAAAAGAAGCATGGAAGCAAGTTGTGAAGGGATCTACAGGTATGAGTATGAAAGAAGCTGGAGTTCAATAA
- a CDS encoding class I SAM-dependent methyltransferase, with translation MILIICCICGQKCSYLETFEGAPHNLMSVYNTNYLELRDLDIYHCYSCGHTQIPTYLSEEYYQDYSMGSYWGSSFKRVRQQQISRLVSLLSKRERFLDIGCGVGHYLELAQEHFNELYGVEPSARSAIIAAQKGFNIIQDYFHEGLKFDAGFDAISMIEVLEHLEQPSALFELAAQSLNEDGILIVEVPNGQRIMSERLYYNLCTDHIQYFSVSSLATMAQRAGLSIICVQASPDPNLLELYARKRSRPSVTFGNKRESTRDYLVSRIPNGSRVAAWGAGAESSSFLAMLEGILIIDCIFDSNNEKDGQHIAGIPIVIPTREAVSQYDIVILFANSHKEQITSQLYALNFQGQLLAVGN, from the coding sequence ATGATACTTATTATTTGTTGTATATGTGGACAAAAATGTTCGTATTTAGAGACGTTTGAAGGTGCACCACATAATTTAATGAGTGTTTATAATACCAATTATTTAGAACTCAGAGATCTTGATATTTATCATTGTTATTCATGTGGGCATACTCAAATTCCAACTTATTTAAGCGAAGAATATTATCAAGATTATTCTATGGGATCTTATTGGGGATCAAGCTTTAAACGAGTACGTCAACAACAAATAAGTCGTCTAGTATCACTTCTTTCTAAACGAGAGCGGTTCTTAGATATAGGATGTGGAGTAGGACATTACCTGGAGTTAGCACAAGAGCATTTTAACGAACTTTATGGTGTAGAACCCTCAGCGAGAAGTGCAATTATAGCAGCACAAAAAGGATTTAATATTATTCAGGATTATTTCCATGAAGGTTTAAAATTTGATGCAGGCTTTGATGCAATAAGTATGATTGAAGTGCTTGAGCATCTTGAGCAGCCATCTGCTCTGTTTGAGCTAGCAGCACAATCATTGAATGAGGATGGCATATTGATAGTCGAAGTGCCAAATGGCCAAAGAATTATGTCCGAACGATTATACTACAACTTATGTACAGATCATATTCAATATTTTTCAGTCTCAAGCTTAGCGACAATGGCTCAGAGGGCGGGACTATCAATAATTTGTGTTCAGGCAAGCCCTGATCCTAACTTGCTTGAACTTTATGCCAGGAAGCGCTCTAGACCTTCTGTGACATTTGGAAATAAGCGAGAATCTACTAGAGATTATTTGGTTTCCCGGATACCAAATGGATCTAGAGTTGCAGCTTGGGGGGCTGGGGCGGAATCTTCAAGTTTCTTAGCTATGTTAGAGGGGATATTGATAATCGACTGTATATTTGATAGCAATAATGAAAAAGATGGACAGCATATTGCAGGTATCCCAATTGTAATACCTACAAGAGAGGCGGTTAGTCAGTATGATATTGTAATACTATTCGCTAATTCTCATAAGGAGCAAATTACATCACAATTATATGCACTAAATTTCCAAGGACAGTTATTGGCGGTAGGAAATTAG
- the rfbC gene encoding dTDP-4-dehydrorhamnose 3,5-epimerase, translated as MLIKSTPLNKAMLIEIEPLEDSRGYFARGFCKKTLATHGVSFEVAQMNIAYNYLRNTLRGMHFQLPPYCEDKIVSCFEGAIFDVIVDLNQDSTTFGKWFGVELSSENRTSIYVPKGFAHGYLTLTDNVYIQYMVSEYYTPSHESGLRWDDKTLDIEWPIRDEPIISSKDMQWFDFNPEIHTICQK; from the coding sequence ATGCTTATTAAGTCCACTCCTTTAAATAAAGCAATGTTAATTGAGATAGAACCACTAGAAGACAGCCGAGGATATTTCGCCAGAGGGTTTTGTAAAAAAACGCTTGCTACACATGGTGTTTCCTTCGAAGTGGCTCAAATGAACATCGCATATAACTATTTGAGAAATACTCTACGTGGTATGCATTTTCAATTGCCGCCTTACTGCGAGGATAAGATTGTTTCATGCTTTGAGGGTGCAATATTTGATGTAATTGTAGATCTGAATCAAGATAGCACGACCTTTGGCAAGTGGTTCGGAGTAGAGCTTTCTTCTGAAAATAGAACGTCTATATATGTTCCAAAAGGATTTGCTCATGGGTATTTGACTCTTACAGATAATGTATATATTCAATATATGGTTAGCGAATATTATACTCCATCTCATGAGTCAGGTTTACGCTGGGACGATAAAACACTTGATATTGAGTGGCCAATTCGTGATGAACCTATCATTTCATCAAAGGATATGCAATGGTTCGATTTCAATCCTGAAATTCATACAATATGTCAAAAATAA
- the fliD gene encoding flagellar filament capping protein FliD, whose product MRISGLASGLDVDAMVKELMKARRTSYDTMIKKRGQVEWKREDYRAISTKIVDFRNNKLSTFNLSNAISAKMSQVTGDTLALKVNSTSSTAAGSMIVKVEQLALSQTNVYNFGVSSGTAQLDTLGFTEDPENTSNIAFTINGEKISVSKTATLSDLASVINASSSKSKAMALYNADTGQFSLAATETGENKLAMTESVFIPNGSNARYDSVASVAGGKARVNINGVTYEQDSNRFSVNGVDFTAQAISATGATISVIKDTSKIVETVKNFVTEYNQLISVINGELSEEKNRAFLPLTSDEKASLSDKEVEQWEAKARSGALRNDATLSKYVSDLRSIATTLIAGVGNGTVSVGITTGSYSEKGKLVLDEEQLSKALDSHSDETISLFADGTNGIFKKMMDTSMTALTDLSKIAGTSLTSSDSATAFLEGSLIGEQLRSMKDKETMVLARLNKLETQYYKQFSAMEAAINKMNSQSSSLSSFA is encoded by the coding sequence ATGAGAATTTCAGGATTGGCATCCGGCCTAGATGTTGATGCAATGGTCAAAGAATTAATGAAAGCCCGCAGGACCTCTTATGATACAATGATTAAGAAGAGAGGTCAAGTAGAATGGAAGAGAGAAGACTATAGGGCGATTAGTACCAAAATTGTTGATTTTCGAAATAATAAACTGTCTACTTTCAACCTTTCCAATGCAATTAGTGCAAAGATGAGTCAAGTTACGGGAGATACACTTGCACTTAAGGTAAATTCGACAAGCTCAACTGCAGCAGGATCTATGATAGTAAAGGTGGAACAACTTGCGCTTTCCCAAACTAATGTATACAATTTTGGAGTTTCTTCAGGTACAGCTCAATTAGATACGTTAGGGTTTACTGAAGACCCTGAAAACACTTCTAATATTGCCTTTACAATTAACGGAGAGAAAATATCGGTCAGTAAAACCGCAACACTAAGTGATCTTGCTTCAGTTATTAATGCCAGTTCCAGCAAATCAAAAGCAATGGCTCTTTATAATGCTGATACTGGTCAATTTTCATTAGCTGCCACCGAGACTGGTGAGAATAAATTAGCAATGACTGAAAGTGTGTTTATTCCCAACGGAAGTAATGCAAGATACGACTCTGTTGCTTCCGTGGCTGGAGGAAAGGCTAGAGTAAATATTAACGGTGTTACTTATGAACAGGACTCTAACCGCTTTTCGGTAAATGGAGTGGATTTTACAGCCCAAGCTATCTCTGCAACGGGTGCAACAATTTCGGTGATTAAGGATACTAGCAAGATTGTGGAAACAGTCAAAAATTTTGTGACGGAGTACAATCAGCTGATTAGTGTTATTAATGGAGAACTATCCGAGGAAAAGAATCGAGCATTTCTTCCATTAACAAGCGATGAGAAAGCTTCTCTATCTGATAAGGAAGTTGAACAGTGGGAAGCGAAGGCGAGAAGTGGAGCCCTTAGAAATGATGCTACTCTATCGAAATATGTTTCGGATCTAAGATCTATTGCAACTACTTTAATTGCGGGAGTAGGTAATGGTACTGTATCAGTCGGTATTACGACAGGCAGTTATTCAGAAAAGGGTAAGCTTGTTCTAGACGAGGAGCAGTTAAGCAAAGCTCTAGATTCTCATTCGGACGAAACGATCTCATTATTCGCTGACGGTACTAATGGTATTTTTAAGAAAATGATGGATACTTCTATGACAGCTTTAACTGATCTTTCGAAAATAGCTGGTACATCTCTTACTAGCTCAGACAGTGCCACTGCTTTTCTGGAAGGTTCATTGATAGGTGAACAACTTCGTAGCATGAAGGATAAAGAAACTATGGTGCTTGCTCGGCTGAATAAGCTGGAAACCCAATATTACAAGCAATTCTCTGCTATGGAGGCGGCTATTAATAAGATGAATAGTCAGTCGTCTTCTCTATCGAGCTTTGCTTAG
- a CDS encoding flagellin: MRINHNITALNTHRNMGLNTASASKSMEKLSSGLRINRAADDAAGLAVSEKMRGQIRGLEMAQRNVQDGISFVQTAEGAMNEVSAMLTRMKELNVQKLNGTYSTEDKANIDVELGQLGTQIGKIMTDTKFNGMNITGGATIQSDDAAQTIGINTIITASFSSLTSASTLGQVETAITAVSTERAKLGAVQNRLEYTSNNLGTTVENLTASESRIRDTDMASEMVKLTKDNILLQAAQSMLAQANSQPQGVLSLLR; the protein is encoded by the coding sequence ATGCGTATTAATCACAACATTACTGCTTTGAACACTCACCGTAACATGGGTCTTAACACTGCTAGTGCCAGCAAATCGATGGAGAAACTTTCTTCCGGTCTTCGCATCAACCGTGCAGCTGATGATGCTGCAGGTCTTGCCGTTTCCGAGAAGATGCGTGGTCAAATCCGTGGTCTTGAAATGGCACAACGCAACGTTCAAGATGGTATCTCCTTCGTACAAACCGCTGAGGGCGCAATGAACGAAGTTAGCGCCATGCTGACTCGTATGAAAGAGTTAAACGTTCAAAAACTGAACGGCACTTACTCCACTGAAGACAAAGCGAACATTGATGTTGAGCTTGGTCAATTGGGCACGCAGATTGGAAAAATCATGACTGATACGAAGTTCAACGGCATGAACATCACAGGCGGTGCTACGATTCAATCCGATGATGCTGCTCAAACAATCGGCATTAACACAATTATTACTGCTAGCTTCTCGTCCCTCACATCTGCTTCAACACTTGGTCAAGTGGAAACTGCAATTACAGCTGTATCTACTGAACGTGCTAAACTTGGTGCTGTTCAAAATCGTCTAGAGTACACTTCCAATAACCTGGGGACGACTGTTGAGAACCTTACTGCATCCGAGTCTCGCATTCGCGATACTGACATGGCTTCCGAAATGGTCAAACTTACAAAAGACAACATTCTCCTTCAAGCGGCTCAGTCGATGCTGGCTCAAGCCAACTCACAGCCGCAAGGCGTATTGTCCTTGCTTCGTTAA
- a CDS encoding glycosyltransferase family 2 protein codes for MDNILSVCMIVKNEEDALDRCLNSIIELADEIIIVDTGSVDRTKEIAMQYTNKVYDFTWSNDFSAARNESLRFATSKWVLVLDADEYVEANDIPVIREFLIKEQPFANTIYGISVFSFLGKSIRTGKITEAAVSRLLPNHFGIKFYRPIHEQLCSNEELPLLTKKAPIKVYHTGYLETTMNKKDKSARNKQIFAQIKGKSGFTAYDYFTIGNEYSVQRDYKKAMYYYEKAYAKSNPHTNWHYILTFELINNYMRADRVFEAWELLEKESRDKKHYPDYYCMQGIIYEYTGFYDLAKEAFKYALEKSEALAATTPVFWLVNPSLALETPLSKLITISKLENHNSEMIIFLTKKIQSDPTDYSSLVQLLELVLLAEGETAVQTFSEVLFPNPHLEQQYLLFKVFLALGRLELARTYYSTITSKEHLSNYDKLRYSLLTGEKQTFAELLEEQRFDYKDKEALHLISLAYLIWGFKTDPSKFDTDTMDISNDIDNSNSGDTDIQPYTGKQFYTELIHNQITPEWIDNNQVRLFELITDLFQMGQYDVFDNYIQKLSHPVIIDLLANYFYSKQMYDIAVSYYTILLESNELSLVSYINLATMHVNDKLFEDSIPFYEAAIKESPQSRQLYVSLLTYCQDRVTKEKYANQLLHHFPHYRKLPFLKTLIQ; via the coding sequence ATGGATAACATATTGTCTGTTTGCATGATCGTAAAAAATGAAGAAGATGCCCTCGACCGCTGTTTAAATAGCATAATTGAGCTGGCCGATGAAATAATTATTGTTGACACCGGCTCCGTTGACCGAACAAAAGAAATTGCTATGCAGTACACAAATAAAGTATACGATTTCACTTGGAGTAACGATTTTTCAGCCGCTCGCAACGAGAGCTTGAGGTTTGCCACTTCCAAGTGGGTACTAGTACTTGATGCTGACGAATATGTAGAAGCCAACGACATACCCGTAATACGTGAATTTTTAATAAAGGAACAACCTTTTGCGAACACGATCTATGGAATATCCGTATTCAGCTTTCTTGGAAAATCAATTCGAACAGGCAAGATCACAGAGGCTGCGGTAAGTCGCCTGCTTCCTAACCATTTCGGGATAAAGTTCTACCGCCCCATCCACGAGCAGTTATGTTCAAACGAAGAGCTTCCTCTCCTAACAAAGAAAGCACCTATTAAGGTTTATCACACTGGCTATTTAGAAACAACAATGAATAAAAAGGATAAATCCGCTCGAAACAAACAAATCTTTGCTCAAATCAAAGGAAAGTCAGGTTTTACCGCATATGATTATTTCACCATAGGTAACGAATACTCGGTTCAACGTGATTACAAAAAAGCAATGTACTACTATGAAAAAGCATATGCAAAATCTAATCCTCATACAAACTGGCATTATATCTTGACATTCGAATTAATTAACAATTACATGAGGGCAGATCGAGTATTCGAAGCATGGGAACTACTCGAGAAAGAAAGCAGAGATAAAAAACACTATCCAGATTATTATTGCATGCAGGGCATTATTTACGAATATACGGGATTTTATGATCTAGCCAAAGAAGCCTTTAAATATGCTTTGGAGAAGTCTGAAGCGCTCGCCGCTACAACACCAGTCTTTTGGCTGGTTAATCCTTCATTAGCATTGGAAACTCCTCTTTCCAAACTAATTACAATCTCTAAGCTTGAAAATCACAATTCAGAGATGATTATCTTTCTAACTAAGAAGATTCAAAGTGACCCTACAGACTATAGCTCGTTGGTTCAACTTCTGGAGCTTGTATTATTGGCCGAAGGAGAGACGGCTGTCCAAACCTTTAGCGAAGTCTTGTTCCCTAATCCGCATTTAGAGCAACAGTACTTATTATTCAAGGTTTTTCTTGCCCTAGGAAGGCTTGAATTAGCTCGGACTTATTACTCAACAATAACGTCAAAAGAACATCTCTCCAACTACGATAAACTAAGATATTCGCTTCTAACTGGAGAGAAACAGACATTTGCAGAACTTCTCGAAGAGCAAAGATTTGACTATAAGGATAAAGAAGCTCTACATTTAATATCACTTGCTTATTTAATATGGGGATTCAAGACTGATCCTTCTAAATTCGATACTGATACTATGGATATATCAAATGATATTGATAATTCAAATAGTGGAGATACTGATATTCAACCATATACAGGTAAGCAATTTTATACAGAATTAATTCATAACCAAATCACGCCTGAATGGATTGACAATAATCAAGTCCGTCTATTCGAGCTAATTACCGACTTGTTCCAAATGGGCCAATACGATGTATTCGATAACTACATTCAAAAGCTCTCTCATCCGGTTATTATTGATTTGCTCGCCAACTATTTCTATTCCAAACAAATGTACGATATTGCTGTTAGCTACTACACCATATTGCTTGAGTCCAATGAACTATCTCTTGTAAGCTATATCAATCTTGCGACGATGCACGTGAACGATAAACTGTTCGAAGATTCTATCCCGTTCTATGAAGCGGCCATTAAGGAATCTCCTCAATCTCGGCAGTTATATGTCTCTTTACTGACCTACTGCCAAGATCGTGTCACGAAGGAGAAATATGCAAATCAATTGTTACATCACTTCCCTCATTATCGCAAGCTCCCTTTCCTGAAGACTTTGATACAATAA
- a CDS encoding flagellar protein FlaG, translating into MINFSSVNTSTGYMTDSNVNIGPKREAILDTTEKLINPTSSMGAVTDEFLQKSLDRILKAIQPSDTSIDRSIHEITKQVVYKVKDNFTGEVIRQFPEEKLVEAAAKLIELAGIMVDKKV; encoded by the coding sequence ATGATTAATTTTTCATCTGTGAATACTTCGACTGGGTATATGACAGATTCAAATGTGAACATCGGGCCGAAAAGAGAAGCGATTTTGGATACAACGGAAAAGTTAATCAATCCAACTTCAAGTATGGGGGCTGTAACGGATGAGTTTCTGCAGAAGAGCTTAGATCGAATACTTAAAGCTATTCAGCCTTCAGATACATCAATTGACCGTTCAATTCATGAGATAACAAAGCAAGTAGTTTACAAGGTTAAAGATAATTTTACGGGCGAGGTCATTCGGCAATTCCCTGAGGAAAAACTAGTAGAAGCAGCGGCAAAACTTATAGAATTGGCAGGCATCATGGTAGATAAAAAAGTGTAA
- a CDS encoding NAD(P)-dependent oxidoreductase — protein sequence MSKRQNVLVTGSDGYIGMHLTEMLKQEEYNVVSSTRNRKTNKTSMQLDFSKPSEVVNQKINDIDFMIHTVSPNEILYKFDKYSALAESVAGTRAALDFCIKNNIKNFIYFSSFHVFGNQEGLLTENTIPEPLNDYGLSHYMAEQTIGVLDRREEVNAWILRPSNLFGVPVDLEKFKRWNLIPFLFCKEAVEKQTITLMTSGLQLRNFVGISDLFKKVLWVLQERPGGRVIHVNGKESISVFELAKLVQDIAYKKYGLSIDINRPYGEGMIKKFDFKSIYDIAAPTENLYSFTEKMLGELLARK from the coding sequence ATGAGCAAACGACAAAATGTATTAGTTACGGGATCTGATGGCTATATAGGAATGCACTTAACTGAAATGTTGAAACAGGAAGAATATAACGTTGTATCTTCTACTAGAAACAGAAAGACAAATAAAACGAGCATGCAGTTAGACTTTTCGAAACCTAGTGAGGTCGTTAATCAGAAAATTAATGACATTGACTTTATGATTCACACGGTTTCCCCCAACGAAATACTTTATAAGTTCGATAAATATTCTGCGTTAGCGGAAAGTGTCGCAGGTACTCGTGCTGCTCTTGATTTCTGTATAAAAAACAATATTAAAAATTTTATATATTTTTCAAGTTTCCACGTTTTCGGAAATCAAGAGGGATTGCTAACTGAAAATACAATACCAGAACCTTTAAATGATTACGGGTTGTCTCATTACATGGCAGAACAAACGATAGGGGTGCTCGATCGTAGGGAAGAAGTGAATGCATGGATATTGAGGCCTTCAAATTTATTCGGTGTTCCAGTAGATTTAGAGAAATTCAAAAGATGGAATCTTATTCCTTTTTTGTTTTGTAAAGAGGCTGTTGAGAAACAGACAATAACATTAATGACATCAGGTTTGCAACTGCGTAATTTTGTTGGCATATCCGACCTGTTTAAAAAAGTGTTATGGGTATTACAGGAACGACCAGGAGGGCGAGTTATACACGTTAATGGTAAGGAAAGTATTAGTGTATTTGAATTGGCAAAGCTAGTCCAAGACATAGCATATAAGAAGTATGGACTATCCATAGATATTAATAGGCCGTATGGAGAAGGAATGATTAAAAAATTTGATTTCAAAAGCATTTATGATATTGCAGCACCAACCGAAAACTTGTATTCCTTTACTGAGAAAATGTTGGGGGAATTGTTGGCTAGGAAATAA
- the rfbF gene encoding glucose-1-phosphate cytidylyltransferase, giving the protein MKVVILAGGRGTRISEESHLKPKPMIEIGDAPILWHIMKTYSYYGYNEFIICLGYKGYVIKEYFANYYRHMSEAITYDFTSGNSVEVHHNTVEPWKVTLVDTGLDTMTGSRIKRIQPYVDNTSFMLTYGDGLADININKLVESHQVNGTIATITAVQPEGRFGRLELDNNHVIGFAEKVIGDGGWINGGYMVCEPSIFEFLPDRDNTILEQGPLQNLSNARELNVYKHDGFWQPMDTLREKIILDEMWRNAKAPWKVWGN; this is encoded by the coding sequence ATGAAGGTAGTTATTTTGGCCGGTGGAAGAGGAACGCGAATAAGCGAGGAGTCACACCTTAAACCAAAGCCCATGATTGAAATAGGTGATGCGCCTATTCTTTGGCACATAATGAAAACCTACTCGTATTACGGATATAACGAATTCATAATATGTCTTGGCTATAAAGGGTATGTCATTAAAGAATATTTTGCAAACTATTATCGGCATATGTCCGAAGCCATTACTTATGATTTCACTTCCGGGAATTCTGTAGAAGTTCATCATAATACAGTAGAACCCTGGAAGGTTACATTGGTGGATACAGGATTGGATACTATGACGGGTAGTCGTATAAAAAGAATTCAGCCATACGTTGATAATACTTCATTTATGCTGACATATGGCGATGGTTTAGCCGATATTAATATAAATAAATTAGTTGAATCACACCAAGTAAATGGAACCATAGCTACTATCACGGCCGTACAACCTGAGGGAAGATTTGGTCGATTAGAATTAGATAATAATCATGTTATAGGCTTTGCCGAAAAAGTTATAGGCGACGGAGGTTGGATAAATGGAGGTTATATGGTTTGCGAACCCAGTATATTCGAATTTTTGCCTGACAGGGATAACACAATACTGGAACAAGGACCGTTACAGAACTTATCAAATGCCAGAGAGTTAAATGTATATAAGCATGATGGATTTTGGCAACCCATGGATACACTGAGGGAAAAAATTATTTTAGATGAGATGTGGCGGAATGCAAAAGCTCCATGGAAGGTGTGGGGTAATTAA
- the csrA gene encoding carbon storage regulator CsrA, whose protein sequence is MLVLSRKKGQSIIIGNDIEITILEAIGDTVKIGIEAPSEVGVLRKELYLSIEATNIDAEQFELSAAELREQFSKLKSNG, encoded by the coding sequence ATGCTTGTCTTAAGCAGAAAAAAGGGGCAGTCCATAATCATTGGTAATGATATTGAAATCACAATCCTGGAGGCCATTGGCGATACTGTGAAGATTGGAATTGAGGCCCCCAGTGAAGTTGGTGTTCTTAGGAAAGAACTATATCTGTCCATAGAGGCGACAAATATAGATGCTGAACAATTCGAGTTGAGCGCAGCGGAATTAAGAGAACAGTTCAGTAAATTAAAGTCCAATGGCTAA